Proteins from one Rhizoctonia solani chromosome 5, complete sequence genomic window:
- a CDS encoding epsin amino-terminal-like (ENTH) domain protein — protein sequence MEAKVREATNDDAWGASSTLMQEIAQGTFNFQHFNEIMPCIYSRFMEKEATQWRQIYKALQLLEYLIKHGSERVIDDARSHISMIKMLRNFHYIDDKAKDQGINVRNRAKEIAELLSDVEKIRSERRKAKTNRNKYTGTGSDGLSFSSGGGRYGGFGSESLGYGGGGGGGESGGGSGEEAEAATIVYGSRGGGSSGYGGGGSSRERQYDEYDAGDWEDAPRRSTTTTPSRSASMNTTTSRATTAPAPAPPAPPAPKAPAPAVNLLDFDDDEPIPAPSAAAVAPALTQSSTAAASFDDDFGEFSSASVVSAPAPQVPAAAPVPTAPKSAGLFDMLDSTPAAPAPANTFSPVQAKPIFGGPAPSFGATQSPTTMSFGSTSQPMSPAGFGGTASRPAMQPTMSSGPNYFASAPVMSPTASTPGSQIKAPGVTSTAGGNASKSSANFDDLWNMSLGSSSTAKPVANTSASTGKSIKDLEREKAQAKIWGGGGQASNTSGFGNFSSGSGGAASGGGGDLLF from the exons ATGGAGGCAAAGGTCAGAGAGGCGACGAACGATGATGCTTG GGGAGCGAGTTCCACCCTTATGCAGGAAATAGCACAAGG CACATTTAACTT CCAGCATTTCAACGAAATTATGCCATGCATTTATTCGcgattcatggaaaaagaAGCCACCCAATGGCGTCAGATCTACAAAGCCCTACAGCTCCTTGAATACCTCATAAAGCACGGTTCGGAGCGTGTCATTGACGATGCGCGATCACACATTAGCATGATCAAAATGCTACGCAACTTCCATTATATCGATGACAAGGCTAAGGATCAGGGTATTAATGTTCGTAACCGAGCAAAGGAGATCGCAGAGTTATTATCGGATGTAGAGAAGATTCGGTCCGAGAGGCGCAAGGCCAAGACGAACAGGAACAAATATACCGGTACTGGCAGCGACGGTCTATCGTTCTCTTCTGGCGGGGGAAGATACGGCGGATTTGGAAGCGAAAGTCTAGGATAtggcggaggtggaggtgggggtgagAGTGGAGGTGGGAGCGGGGAGGAGGCGGAAGCAGCTACGATCGTG TACGGCTCCAGAGGGGGTGGCTCTTCTGGCTATGGTGGTGGAGGGAGCAGTCGAGAACGACAATACGATGAATATGATGCGGGTGACTGGGAGGATGCACCAAGGCGCTCGACTACAACCACACCATCCCGAAGTGCTTCGATGAATACTACTACGAGCAGGGCCACCACGGCACCCGCACCTGCTCCACCTGCTCCACCTGCACCAAAAGCTCCGGCACCTGCAGTCAATCTTCTTGATTTTGATGATGACGAACCTATTCCCGCTCCATCTGCTGCCGCTGTTGCGCCTGCTTTGACCCAATCTTCAACTGCGGCAGCCTCGTTCGACG ATGACTTTGGTGAATTTTCGAGCGCATCTGTTGTATCTGCGCCCGCGCCACAGGTTCCAGCTGCAGCCCCAGTACCTACAGCGCCGAAATCGGCTGGCTTGTTTGATATGCTTGATTCGACTCCTGCCGCCCCGGCTCCGGCCAATACATTTAGCCCCGTTCAAGCAAAACCTATATTTGGCGGGCCTGCACCAAGCTTCGGCGCCACACAATCCCCAACTACAATGTCATTTGGAAGCACATCACAGCCCATGTCTCCTGCAGGTTTTGGAGGTACTGCTTCCCGTCCAGCCATGCAACCTACCATGTCCTCCGGCCCAAACTATTTCGCAAGCGCTCCCGTTATGTCCCCTACTGCCAGCACGCCTGGATCCCAAATCAAGGCCCCGGGCGTGACGAGCACTGCTGGTGGGAACGCTTCCAAGTCGTCCGCTAATTTTGACGACTTATGGAATATGTCCCTGGGGTCTTCTTCAACTGCCAAGCCTGTGGCGAACACAAGCGCCAGCACAGGAAAGTCCATTAAGGACCTGGAACGAGAAAAGGCCCAAGCGAAGATATGGGGCGGTGGAGGCCAGGCTTCCAATACGAGTGGGTTTGGAAACTTTTCGTCTGGAAGTGGGGGCGCTGCGAGTGGCGGGGGAGGCGATTTGCTTTTCTGA
- a CDS encoding HMG (high mobility group) box protein: MANKRLQSSSPVLFNAQLWSGTDVQTDNPRAIPPDSTDSAHSTVAAPLPQPNTPPPPTDIPSSRKSVSFQYTIRSLPFPPRQQPLLCLYRPLARLYLCLCTLWERPSPRGPRAHQLRFDAYSWSTAITPHDYASAPQPYTPGHPANVAHREAMEREAYEGADPEDIDGGAGPSRKSSTSSRRRASDPDASDDFGIGSAGTSVAHARAVTQAVKPKSHARKMSAGHILRPRNAFIIFRSTMIKEGQITENMEAKRPWQYSTICGILWRKLPPAEKLKYQRMADLEKEQHRLANPGYKYAPKTRKEPPARRRQKKDQDIVARRCALAAALLAEGRRGSEMSRQLEHFDKEIATQIKKEKEEAARLGIRPDPYAHAHSAKKLKRLERERKERERALAAQASAANLREGVLAMHAQADAQAAEKRRNAPGPSNPSGPFSRVPRNAYTPPGGASMPPPPAPEAAPTWTNPWASAPAPDAVNMGRRPSSCPPPAAGNMSIPSLPTVPAVPVYNDYVSPTQPHAPHLIIDDMAQSSHLMNAPGPATAPLSLHHPQPQHNQGFAVPRRRSSSVPPPSLYAAPAQQFTSRNGNGWEPGTRRPSVVFSMELERRPSQVQWNDDMGMGDVRRPSVAGQSLGLGLNGWSRRPSAMLWAPQERRMSAQAPHAGPNTTWYSNGMNSTSHLDDAGEPRIDFGNFSFQTTNNNPNSAYGPSSDGLTGQHLPPTAGPDQSYQFPPASGPSDVDMFPNMDPSPFGAILAQNQRMPMAHGNWQPPTAAVSPAANGYSHAPHTPEADYSHPHYSQQPNNHYGVPDVRVHESTWSGPINNDRSVPHTPIESSPNTGIDEESDMFEPFGDDVGFPQLNNASCAGSEGRNVSAVYQAQQTKSLPPYSSSLPLGDIIHENAMGGEDDLAAYSQGADNITLGGYDSNWKILGQVNE, encoded by the exons ATGGCTAACAAACGATTACAATCTTCCTCGCCTGTTTTGTTCAATGCACAACTATGGTCTGGAACTGATGTGCAAACCGACAATCCTCGTGCGATCCCACCCGACTCTACCGACTCTGCCCATTCCACTGTCGCTGCTCCATTGCCCCAACCAAATACACCTCCACCGCCCACAGATATTCCGTCGAGTCGGAAGAGCGTGTCGTTTCAG TATACGATCCGTTCTCTGCCATTTCCCCCGCGTCAACAGCCTCTCCTCTGCCTCTATCGCCCTCTCGCTCGCCTGTATCTGTGCCTCTGCACACTCTGGGAGAGACCGAGCCCACGGGGACCTCGAGCACACCAGCTCAGGTTCGATGCTTACTCCTGGTCCACGGCCATCACGCCCCACGACTATGCGAGCGCACCCCAACCCTATACCCCAGGACATCCTGCCAATGTGGCGCATCGAGAAGCAATGGAGCGGGAGGCCTATGAAGGTGCCGATCCAGAGGACATTGACGGAGGGGCTGGTCCCAGCCGCAAGAGCAGCACCAGCAGTCGCCGCCGTGCATCCGATCCCGACGCATCCGATGACTTTGGCATTGGCTCTGCAGGCACCAGCGTGGCCCATGCCAGGGCCGTTACTCAGGCCGTCAAGCCCAAGAGCCATGCTCGCAAGATGAGCGCCGGTCACATCCTCCGTCCTCGCAATGCCTTTATCATTTTCCGGAGCACAATGATCAAGGAGGGCCAGATCACTGAAAACATGGAGGCAA AAAGACCATGGCAATATTCAACAATCTGTGGTATTCTATGGAGAAAGCTCCCGCCTGCCGAGAAGCTCAAATACCAGAGGATGGCCGACTTGGAAAAAGAACAACACCGGCTGGCCAATCCTGGTTATAAATATGCCCCCAAA ACTCGGAAGGAGCCCCCCGCTCGACGCCGCCAAAAGAAGGACCAGGACATCGTCGCTCGCCGCTGTGCCCTGGCCGCCGCCTTGCTCGCCGAGGGCCGTCGAGGTTCTGAGATGTCCCGGCAATTGGAACATTTCGACAAGGAAATTGCCACCCAGATCAAGAAGGAAAAAGAAGAGGCCGCCCGACTTGGTATTCGCCCCGACCCATACGCTCATGCCCACTCGGCTAAGAAATTGAAGAGGCTCGAGCGCGAACGGAAAGAGCGCGAGCGTGCGTTGGCAGCTCAGGCCAGCGCTGCCAACCTCAGGGAAGGTGTTCTTGCTATGCATGCTCAGGCCGATGCCCAAGCTGCCGAGAAGAGGCGTAACGCGCCCGGACCCTCGAACCCAAGCGGCCCATTCTCTCGTGTCCCCCGCAATGCATACACTCCTCCTGGCGGGGCGAGCATGCCGCCCCCTCCTGCTCCCGAGGCTGCTCCCACATGGACCAATCCTTGGGCCTCGGCTCCAGCTCCGGATGCGGTCAACATGGGCCGTCGTCCGTCCTCGTGTCCTCCTCCTGCAGCCGGGAACATGTCGATCCCGTCCCTCCCGACTGTTCCAGCTGTGCCGGTGTACAACGACTATGTCTCGCCTACCCAGCCTCACGCGCCGCATCTCATCATCGACGACATGGCCCAATCTTCTCACCTGATGAATGCGCCTGGTCCCGCGACAGCGCCCCTGTCGTTACATCATCCTCAGCCTCAGCACAATCAAGGGTTTGCCGTTCCGCGCCGTCGATCTTCAAGCGTTCCTCCCCCAAGCTTGTATGCAGCGCCCGCTCAGCAATTTACATCTCGTAATGGTAATGGCTGGGAACCAGGCACGCGTCGTCCCTCGGTCGTATTCTCGATGGAACTGGAGCGCAGGCCGTCGCAGGTGCAATGGAATGACGATATGGGCATGGGCGACGTCCGCCGTCCATCAGTTGCCGGCCAATCCCTCGGCCTTGGTCTTAACGGGTGGAGCCGCCGACCAAGTGCGATGCTGTGGGCACCCCAGGAGCGTCGAATGAGCGCGCAGGCACCCCACGCTGGTCCGAACACCACATGGTACTCGAATGGAATG AATTCGACCTCGCATCTTGATGATGCAGGCGAGCCCAGGATCGACTTTGGAAACTTTAGCTTCCAGACGACCAATAATAACCCCAACTCGGCGTACGGGCCTTCGAGCGACGGTCTCACGGGCCAGCATCTTCCTCCGACGGCCGGCCCCGATCAGTCGTACCAGTTCCCTCCTGCATCTGGTCCCAGTGATGTTGATATGTTCCCGAACATGGACCCGTCGCCGTTTGGTGCTATCCTTGCGCAGAACCAGAGGATGCCGATGGCCCACGGCAACTGGCAACCTCCCACCGCGGCAGTGTCTCCGGCCGCAAATGGATACTCGCATGCCCCGCATACACCCGAGGCGGATTATTCGCATCCCCATTATTCTCAACAGCCCAACAACCACTATGGCGTTCCTGATGTCCGGGTGCACGAGTCGACTTGGTCTGGCCCGATCAACAACGACCGGAGCGTTCCGCACACCCCGATCGAGTCGTCTCCCAACACCGGGATCGACGAAGAGAGCGACATGTTCGAGCCGTTTGGGGACGATGTTGGGTTCCCCCAGTTGAATAACGCATCGTGTGCGGGAAGCGAGGGTCGTAATGTCTCCGCCGTCTACCAGGCCCAGCAGACCAAGTCGTTGCCCCCTTACTCGAGTTCGTTGCCACTCGGAGACATCATCCATGAGAACGCCATGGGAGGCGAAGACGATCTTGCCGCGTACTCTCAGGGCGCCGATAACATCACGCTCGGCGGGTACGACAGCAACTGGAAAATCCTCGGCCAAGTTAACGAGTGA
- a CDS encoding FGGY-family carbohydrate kinase, with protein MASKQGEFVGAIDCGTTSARFLVFDEFANVVAEHQREFPQYYEHPGWHSHDPKEIQEVCESCVAEATKKLASQGYAADSIKAIGITNQRETTVAWSRKTGKQLCRAIVWDDGRTKAEVTHYEKKLAEEGIEVKPGEFQKGPEAIRNISVHLIPLDGNSPVTGIPISTYFSAIKLRWMMQHHHEVRDAHETDDLLFGTVDSWLVYNLTGGANGGLHIIDVTNASRSLLMDLKTLQWSEPMLKFFGFKNSILPKIVSNSEVYGTIVKGKPLEGVRIAGIVGDQQGALVGNKCLKAGEAKNTYGTGAFLLFCTGDDVVLSRNGLISTVAYQAGPDSKPVYALEGSIAVAGSAIQWLRDGVGLIQNAPQINTLASKVEDTGGVYFVTAFNGLLAPYWDASAGGILIGLTAYTTPSHIARATLEASAFQTRAILQAMAKDSGVELQHLKVDGGMTNGDLAMQLQADIGGFEVIRPEMRESTALGSALLAGSAIRLFGWDISKPETLSRVNTKGSTSFNPKTTREERVLRWLGWQRAVERSKGWNAEYVDYGDDD; from the exons ATGGCATCCAAGCAGGGTGAATTTGTTGGGGCTATCGACTGCGGGACAAC GTCTGCACGATTTCTCGTATTCGATGAATTCGCGAACGTCGTAGCTGAGCACCAGCGCGAATTCCCGCAGTACTATGAGCATCCAGG TTGGCACTCTCATGATCCTAAAGAGATCCAAGAGGTTTGCGAGTCCTGTGTTGCCGAGGCCACTAAGAAACTGGCATCACAAGGATATGCTGCCGATAGCATCAAGGCAATCG GTATCACGAACCAGCGTGAAACGACAGTCGCTTGGTCTCGGAAGACAGGCAAGCAGCTTTGCCGAGCAATCGTCTGGGACGATGGCCGTACCAAAGCCGAAGTCACGCACTATGAAAAGAAGCTTGCTGAAGAGGGTATTGAAGTCAAACCTGGTGAATTTCAGAAGGGCCCTGAAGCCATTAGGAACAT CTCGGTGCATTTAATCCCCCTTGATGGTAATTCACCTGT AACTGGCATTCCAATTTCGACTTATTTCTCGGCTATCAAGCTACGATGGATGATGCAGCATCATCACGAGGTCCGTGATGCGCACGAGACAGATGATCTTTTGTTTGGAACCGTTGATTCGTGGTTGGTGTATAACCTGACTGGAGGCGCCaatggag GCCTTCACATCATCGATGTAACCAACGCGTCTCGTTCTTTGCTCATGGATTTGAAGACCCTACAATGGTCGGAACCAATGCTCAAATTCTTCGGCTTCAAGAACTCGATCCTCCCCAAAATTGTTTCCAACTCAGAGGTTTATGGAACCATAGTTAAAG GCAAACCATTGGAAGGTGTTCGTATTGCTGGTATTGTTGGTGACCAGCAAGGTGCCCTGGTCGGAAACAAGTGCTTGAAAGCTGGCGAGGCCAAGAACACATATGGTACTGGTGCCTTCTTGCTTTTCTGCACTGGGGACGACGTAGTTCTCAGTAGGAATGGTTTGATTAGCACT GTTGCGTATCAAGCCGGACCCGACAGCAAGCCTGTATATGCATTGGAAGGATCAA TTGCCGTTGCTGGGAGTGCCATTCAATGGCTCCGAGACGGCGTTGGTCTCATTCAAAACGCTCCGCAGATCAATACCTTGGCCAGTAAGGTTGAGGATACTGGAGGAGTCTACTTCGTTACTGCCTTCAACGGCCTACTCGCACCCTACTGGGATGCCAGTGCTGGGGGTATCCTTATTG GCTTGACTGCATATACGACTCCTAGCCATATTGCTCGGGCTACTCTCGAGGCCTCTGCCTTCCAAACAAGAGCAATTTTGCAGGCTATGGCTAAAGATTCGGGAGTCGAGCTTCAGCACCTCAAAGTCGATGgagggatgactaatggcGATTTGGCAATGCAGCTACAGGCAGATATCGGTGGATTCGAGGTTATTCGACCCGAAATGAGGGA GTCTACTGCTCTTGGGTCCGCCCTGCTCGCCGGTTCGGCAATCCGATTATTCGGTTGGGACATCAGCAAGCCTGAGACCCTCTCTCGAGTAAATACCAAGGGAAGTACCTCATTCAACCCCAAGACGACCCGGGAGGAGCGCGTTCTGAGATGGCTCGGTTGGCAAAGAGCAGTGGAGCGTAGTAAAGGTTGGAACGCCGAGTATGTCGACTACGGAGACGATGATTAG